CCCGGGTCCGGGTGGTCGAGGTGCGCCGGGCGCCGCGTCCGGCCGCTGCAGACTGATCCCGCGGTCCGGCCTCAGGCCAAACCGACTTCAGAGCGCTCCGCCTCGTTCATGAGGGGCTCGCCGGCCAGGTACCTCTCCAGGTTCCCGATGAACTGGATATCCGCGCGCGGCTGCACCCCGTCGCCGGAATTGGACGTGTGGGCGCTGACCCGCACCTGGGGGTGGCCCCAGATCCAATGGTCGTCGGGCAGGGGCTCGGTCTGGAAGACATCGAGCACCGCGTAGGCCGGCCGACTGGCGTCCAGGCCCCGGCGCAGGGCGTCCTCGTCCACCAGCCCGCCCCGACCGATGTTGATCAGGATGGCGCCGGGCTTGAGGGCCGCAAAGAAGGCGCCATTGCACATGTCCCGGGTTTCGTCCGTCAGGGCGCAGGCAAGCACCACGACGTCGGTGTCCGGAAGGGCCTCGGAGATCCGGGACAGGGGCAGGGTGCGGTGCGCCAGCCCGGCGTCCGAACCGCGGCGCACGACGGTCAGGTCCACCCCGAAGGCCCGGGCCCGCTGGGCGATCTGCTCGCCGATCGCGCCGTAGCCCACCAGCAGCCAGCGCGTCTGGCTGACCTCACGGTATTGGGTGCGGCCCCATTCCCGCCGGGCCTGAAGCTGCCGCTGGGCGTCGATGGGCACGATCAGGGACAGGGCGTGGGCCAGGACGTACTCGGCGATGACCACGCCCTGGGCCGAGGACTTGGTGATCCGGACCCCCTTTTCCATGATCCTGCGGAAGACCGGCAGGTCGAGCCCGGCGTTGAAGGTCTGCAGCCAACGCACCGAGGGGCAGTCGAGGAGGGGACGCATCAGGCTCGGCAGGAGCCCTGACATGTAGGCCTCCTGGGTGTTCCAGACGATCTCGGGCGCCAGGTCGGCGGCCGCCACCTCGGCGCCGTCCGCCTGGTAGCGTCCGGCCTCGGGAACGGTGACGATCCGAAGCCCCGGCGCGAGGTGGGCGATCCGGTCGCGGATGCGCAGGTGGGCGGCTTCGGACATCAGGATCTGGGTCACGCGGGGCTCATCCCATCTGGAGGCGGATCTTGAGAACCTGGGCGAGGGTCATGGCCCGCTTGGCCGTCTGTTCTCCCAGGAGCATGTCCTCCCAGCCCTCTTCCGCGGAGAGCCGGAGGCGGTCGTTCTCGAGGCTGAGGGCGGCGTGGCGCAGCACCTCCACGTTCCGGCCGGCCAGGTCACAGCCCAGGCGGATGGCCGATCCCAGGGCGCGGGCCCTGACGCGCCGTTCCGGCGACAGGAGGCGGTTGATCACATCCGGCTCCGGCGGGGTGGGGGCCGAGGCGTGCCGGGAAAAGACCACGCTGGCCAGGAAGGCTCTCTCGGGATGCGTCATGCCGGCGATGGGGGCCCTCAGAGCCTTCTCGAAGGCGAGGTCCGCCCGGTGGTCCGGGTGCAGCCGGGCGCCGAGGTCCGCCAGCCGGCAGGCCGCCGCCAGGAGGATGGGGTCGCGGGTCCCGAAGGCGGGGGGAAGCTGCTCGAAGACCGGCCTGATGAAGGCCTCAAGGGCGGGGCCGAGGTCTGAAGTCAGGCCGCTCTGCGCGACGAGGGCCTCGCACCCGCCCACAAGGGGATCAAGGTTGCGGACCCTCTCAGGCATGGATTCCAGCAGAAGGCCCTCGCGCAGGCCGAAGGCGGAGACCACCACCCTCTGCACCTCCAGGGCCTGCACCACCTCCGACAGGACGACGGCGGCGTAGGGCAGGGTGTCGAACCGCTTGCGCGACAGGCCCTGAATACCCTCCAGGGAGGTCCGCGACTGCCGCGCCACGAAACGGCACATGTCGAGCAGGTCGGTCCTCTGGATCTCGTACTGGTGGGCGATGTGAAGCGGATAGCCCTCTAGCTCCATGTGGAGGAGGGCGAGGTTACGCCAGGCGCCGCCCACGGCGTGGAACTCGCGGGTGGATAGGCGCGCGGCATGGGGCCGCAGGGCCCGGGCGGTAACCCGCCGCACCCGGTCCGCATCCATCGCCCGGGGTGCGCCCAGGGCCAAGGGGCCAAGGGGCAGGCTCACCCCCTGCTCGGGGTCATCCAGCCGCACGAGCTCCAGGCTCGATCCGCCCAGGTCGCCCGCCACGCCTCCGGCGTCGGCCTGTCCGGCCAGCACGCCGAGGGCGCCGTAGCGGGCCTCTTCCTCCCCTGAGAGGACGCGGACGGTGATCCCCGTTTCTTCCTCGACGGCGCGAAGGAAGGCGCGGCTGTCGCGGGCCTCGCGCACCGCCGCCGTAGCGACCACGTAGGTTTCCCGGCTGCTCCACCCCTGCAGAAGCACGCGAAAGCGTCGCAGGGCCGACATGGCGACCTCGACGCCCTCTGGCGAGAGGCGTCCGGTGGTCTGCAGGTCGCGGCCGAGACCGGCGAGGGCCTTCTCGTTGTAGACCGTCCAGATCGCGCGGCCTTCGAGGCGATAGACGACAAGGCGGATCGAGTTCGACCCGATGTCGATCACGGCCGCATGCCGCGACTCTGCGGGCGGCGGCCCCAGGGGCGCAGGGGCCCGGTTAGGTGCGAGACGCCACATGGTCAATCGCGCCGGGCAGGTCCTTCACCTTGTGCCCGCGACCCGAGAGGCTGGGATTGGTCATGAAGTACTCGTGCGCCGAAAAGGCTCCCGGGTGATCCCAGGCGGGGTCCCGGCTATACCCGCCGGAAGCGTCCAGCGTCCAGCTTTGGGCCTCGTCCCGGATGTTCGCCACCAGGATCTGGTGCAGGACCTGCTGGTGGACGGTGGGAGTCTCCACAGGCGCGAGGGACTCCACCCGCCGGTCAAGGTTCCGGGGCATCCAGTCCGCCGAGGAGATGAAGACCCGGGCCTGGGCCGAGGGCATCTCGGCGCCGTTGGCGAAGGCGACGATCCGCGAGTGTTCCAGGAACCGGCCAACGATCGACTTGACCTTGATACGCTCCGAAAGCCCCGGAACGCCGGGCCTGAGGCAGCAAATGCCGCGCACAACCAGCTGGACGTCCACGCCGGCCTGGCTGGCCTCGTAGAGGGCGTCGATGATCTCGGGATCCACCAGGGAGTTCAGCTTGGCCCAGATGGCCGCCGGCTTTCCGGCGCGCGCGTTGTCGGCCTCGTCGGCGATCATCCGGACCAGGTCGGTCTTCATGGTCAGGGGCGAGAAGGACAGCTTCTCCATCCGCTGGGGCCGGGCGTAGCCGGTGATGTAGTTGAACAGGCGGGCCGAATCCCGCCCGAGGGCCGGGTCGGAGGTGAACAGGGACAGGTCCGTGTAAACCCGCGCGGTCTGCGGGTGATAGTTGCCGGTCCCGAAGTGGCAGTAGGTCCGCAGCTGGTCCCCCTCGCGGCGCACCACCATCGAGAGCTTGGCGTGGGTCTTGTACTCCACGAAGCCGAAGACGACGTGGACGCCGGCGCGCTCAAGGTCGCGGGCCCACTTCAGGTTGGCCTCCTCGTCGAAGCGCGCCTTGATCTCCACCAGGGCGGTCACGTTCTTGCCGTTCTCCGCCGCCTCGATCAGGGCCGCGACGATCGGGCTGTCCTGGGAGGTCCGGTAGAGGGTCTGCTTGATGGCCAGGACATGCGGGTCCCGCGCCGCCTGGCGCAGGAACTGGACCACCACGTCGAAGCTTTCGAAGGGGTGGTGGACCAGGATGTCCTTCTCGCGGATCGCGGCGAAGCAGTCCCCGGCGTGGTCGCGGATGCGTTCGGGGAAGCGGGGTTCGAAGGCGCGGAACTTCAGCTCCGGGCGGTTCGGCGGGATCAGCTGGGACAGCTCGTCCAGGCCCAGCATGCCCCCGATCCGGATGATGTCCTCGCGCCGGGCGTGCAGGTTGTCGCAGATGAAGGCCTGCAGGTCGCGCGGCATGGCCGCCTCGATCTCGACCCGGACCACCGAGCCCAGCCGCCTCTGCTTCAGCCGCTCCTCGAATTCCCGGACCAGGTCCTCGGCCTCTTCCTCGATCTCGACGTCGGAGTCCCGGATCAGCCGGAACACGCCCTGGCCGTCGACCCTGGAGCCCGGAAAGAGCCGGTCCACGAACAGGGCGACCAGGGCCTCGAGGGTGACGAACCGGCGCTCGGTCCGCCGACGCGGGGCGGGCTGGGAGGGCAGCTCCCAGAAGCGGGCCACCTGGGCCGGGATCGGCACGAGGGCGTAGAGCGACCGCCGCTCGGCCTTCAGGCGCAGCTTGAAGACCAGGGAGAAGGCCAGGTTCGGGATGAAGGGGAAGGGGTGGGCCGGATCGATGGCCAGAGGCGTCAGGATCGGGAAGAGCCGGGTCAGGAAGGCGTCTTCCAGCGCCTCGCGGTCAGCCTCTGTCAGGGCCTCGGGCGCAACGAGGGACAGTCCCTGGGTCGACAGCTCGGTGGCGAGGTCCTTCCACTGGGCCTGCTGGTCCACCATCAGGTCCTCGGCCTCGGCGTTGATCCGCTCCAGCTGCTCGGCGGGGGACAGGCCGTCCTGGCTGACCGTGCGGATCCCTTCCCGGACCTGGGCCTTCAGGCCGGCCACGCGGACCATGTAGAACTCATCCAGGTTGTGGGCCGAGATGGACAGGAAGCGCAGGCGCTCCAGCAGGGGATGCCGGGGATTGCGGCTCTCCGCCAGGACCCGCCGGTTGAAGGCCAGCCAGGAAAGCTCCCGGTTGAAGAAGCGCTCGGGCGAACGCATCAGCTCGCGGTCCAGCGGAGCGCCGTTCGGGGTCACATGGGATTTCGGCTTTGCGGCGAGGGGCATCTGGCTGGGCTCGTTCCCGGGATCGGTAGCACTGGCGCCGTCATGGGCCAAGCCCATGACACCTCCAAGTCAGATGTCGAAAAGGTCAAGATTTTCCGTCTCGTCGCCCAGGATTTCCCGGGCCAGGGCCCGGCTCACGGGCCGGTGGTCGGGTCCGGACGCCTCGTGGAGGCGCTCCACCACGTCCCGGGCGGCCGAGACGGACCGGTCGATCCGGCGCACGAGATAGGGCGCGAGGTCGGCGGAGGGGCGAATGCCCCGGGCGCGCAGGAAGTCCTCGATCACCCCGGTCAGCACGGCGTCGTCCATGCCCTCGATCAGGGCCGCCTCGGCCGCCTTCAGGCGCGAGCGCAGGTCGGGAAGGCGGACGGGCCAGGACGCCGGCGGGGTCCGGGCGGTCATCAGGAGCCCGCCGCTCACCGGCGCCAGGTTGATGAGGTGGAACAGCCCTTCCTCGCAGAAGCCCCGGTCCACGTCTTCCAGGAGGATCGGCCGGGCCCGCGCAGACGCCGTGTCGGGCTGTCGCGGATCCAGCGCCAGGGCCCCGGTCCGCGCCGCCCAGTCCTCGGCCATCCGGCTCTTGCCGGAACCTTCGGGGCCCACCAGGACGAGGCAGCCGGCCGACCAGGCCGGCCAGGCCTCCAGGCGCGCACAGGCGCCGGCGTTCCCGGGCGAGACGACGAACTCGCCCCGCGCCCGGAAGAGCGGGTCCCAGAAATCGAACAGCGCCTGTCTCATGTCCTTCCGGTGCTAGCCCGGTTCACCCCTAGGGGTCGACGGCTCCGGCGACCTCCGGCGGGGATGGCCCGGACCCGCCTGTGGACAGGCTGTGGAGGAGCGGGCGGGCGGGCGCGTCCCGGTCGCGGGCGGAGAGCAGGGTCCATCCCGTGGGGCCCAGGGCCTCCAGGGGCTGGAACCCGGCCTTGTAGTCCATCTTGCCCGACCCCCGGACCCAGTAGCCCAGGTAGACGTAGGGGAGGGTCGTCAGCCGGGCCTGGGCCAGGTGATCGAGGATCATGAACCGCCCCAGGCTGCGGCGCGCGAGGTCCGGATCATAGAACGAGTAGACCATCGACAGGCCGTCGCCGAGCAGGTCCACCAGGGCGCAGCCCACCAGCTCGCCCGGCGCGCCGTCCGGCGAGGGCAGGCGGTATTCCATCAGGTGGGTGCGGACCGGCGTGTCCTCGACCATGGCCACGAAGTCGGGCCAGCCCATGTCCGTCATCCCGCCCTCGGCGTGGCGGGCCCGCAGGTAGCGCCCCAGGAGCTCGAACTGCTCCACCGTCGCCTCGGCCTCCACCAGGCCGCGCTGCAGGTCGGCGTTGCGGTTGAGGGTCTTCCGGTCAGACCGCGACAGCACGTAGTCCGCCGCCGGAACCCGCACAGAGACGCAGGCCGCGCAGGCCTCGCAGGCGGGCCGGTAGGCGATGTTCTGCGAGCGCCGGAACCCGCTCTGGCTCAGGCCGTCATTGACCACCGCGCCGTCGCCCATGGGCAGGTGGGCGAACACCTTCCGCTCCAGCCGGTCGGGCAGGTAGGGGCAGGGGGCCGGGGCGGTCAGGTAGAACCGGAGCTGGCGGGTGGGGAAGTGCTGCGTCACGCCGCCGACTAGACCCCGAACCGAGCGGCCGGCGCAAGGGCGGTCGGGGCCAAACGCGCCTAGAAGGCGGGTTCCGGCGGCAGGACGGGCGCCTCGCGCAACAGGACGATGGCGATCCGCCGGTTGCCGGGCAGGCTGGGGTCATCCGGATAGAGGGGCTCGGAATTCGCCTTGCCCGAGACCTGGTAGACCCGGTCCTTGTCGATCCCCGCCGCCTGGAGAATCCGCCGCGAGGCGTCCGCCCGGGCCGACGACAGGCCCCAGTCGCTGTCCACCTCGCCGCCGCGCCAGTCGGCCGAGGTGTGGCCCGAGATCGAGATCCGGTTGGGCAGTTCGTTCAGGGTCTTGGTGATCGCCCGCAGGAGCACCCGCGCCCGGTCGTTCGGCACGGACGAGCCCTCGGCGAAGAGCGAGCGCCCCTCCTGGTCGACCAGCTGGATGCGCAGGCCCTCGGGCGTCTTGTCGACGATGATGTTCTTCGACAGCTCGGCCAGCTCGGGCATGGACTGCAGGGCCTGCTTCAGCGACTGGGCGGCGGAGTCGAACTCGGCCTCCTCGCGCTTCTGCCGGGCCGTCTCCAGGGTGTCGGAGACCGAGGCGGCGGCGTTCGGCCCGTCCTGGGCGTTGCGCGTGTCGGGCGCCATCTGGGCCATGATGGAGGTGGAGCCCGCCGACTTGGCGCCGTTGTCGTCCAGGGCCGTCCCGCCGAGGATCCCGCCCGCGCCGGAGGTGGAGTCCGACACCGTGGCCGGGGCGAAGTATTCGGCGATGCCGCGCTTTTGCTCGGGGCTGGTGGTGTTGATCAGCCACATCAGCAGGAAGAAGGCCATCATGGCGGTCACGAAGTCCGCATAGGCCACCTTCCAGGCGCCGCCATGGTGGCCGCCCCCGGAAACCTTCTTGACCTTCTTGATCAGAACGGGCCGTTCGTCGTTCGCCATGACGGATACCGGGGTGGATGTCCCCGCCGCCTTGCCATGGCGAGGGTTAAGATGCGGTTTAGGATGGAGGGGCGGATGCGGGTCGCATTCATCGGACTGGGCGTCATGGGTTTCCCCATGGCCGGCCACCTGGCCGCGGCCGGGCATGAGGTGCGGGTCTTCAACCGCAGCCCGGACAAGGCCCGCCGCTGGGCGGAGCAGCATGCCGGAACCGCCTGCGACAGCCCCGGGGCGGCGGCGCAGGGCGCGCACCTGGTCGCCCTGTGCGTCGGCGCCGATCCCGATGTGCGCGGCCTGGTCCCCCGCCTCCTGCCCGTCCTGGCCCCCGGCGCCCTCATCGTCGACCACACCACCACCTCCGCCGAGCTGGCCCGGGACATGGCCGCCCAGGCCGCCGCCTCTGGCTGCAGCTTCCTCGACGCCCCGGTCTCGGGCGGGCAGGCGGGGGCGGAGGCCGGGCGGCTGACCGTCATGTGCGGCGGCGATCCGGAGGCCTTCGCCAGGGCCGAGCCGGTGATCGCGTCTTACGCCCGCGCCATCCGCCTCATGGGCGGGCCCGGCGCCGGCCAGCTGACCAAGATGGTCAACCAGATCGCCATCGCCGGCGTCGTCCAGGGCCTGGCCGAGGCCCTGCACTTCACCCGCCGGGCGGGGCTGGACCCGGCCGAAGTGCTGGCCGCCATCTCCCAGGGCGCGGCCCAGTCCTGGCAGATGGACAACCGCTGGCCCACCATGGCGGAAGGCAGGTTCGACTTCGGCTTCGCCGTCGACTGGATGCGCAAGGACCTCGGCCTGGTGCTGGACGAGGCCGCCCGCAACGGCGCCCGGCTGGACCTGACCCGCCAGGTCGACGCCTGGTATGAAGAGGTCCAGGCCCTCGGCGGCGGCCGCTGGGACACCTCCAGCCTCCTCACCCGCCTGGAGCCGCCCCGGTGAGCGTGATCCTCCACACGCCCCGGTTGACCCTCGACGAGCTGGAGACCGACCGCGACGCCGGCTTCATCCTGGCCCTCCTGAACGAGCCCGGCTTCCTGGAGAACATCGGCGACCGGGGCGTGCGCGACCTGGAGGGCGCCCGCCGCTATATCGAGGAGGGCCCCCGGGCCTCCTACGCCGGCTATGGCTATGGCCTGTGGCGCGCGACCGAGCGCGACGGCGGCCGCCCCGTGGGCCTGTGCGGCGTGCTGAAGCGCGACGGCCTGAAGGACCCCGACCTCGGCTACGCCTTCCTGGCCAGCGTGTGGGGCCGGGGCTTCGCCTCCGAAGCCGCCCGCGCCTGCCTCGACCACGCCCGCCGCGCCCTGCGCCTGGGCCGCATCGTCGCCATCACCACCCCGGGCAATGTGGCGTCACAGGCGGTGTTGAAGAAGATCGGCCTGAAGGCGGCGGGCGTGGTGCGGCTGCCGGGGAAGGACGAGGACAGCGCGTATTTTGTGTCGGAGGGGTAGGGGTTAGGCGTTCTCCGTCGTCGGATCCGAAGGCTGCGCAGCGCTCTGCGCCGCTTCCCAATCCGCGAAGGTTTGGCCGTTGGGAAGCTTCCAGGCTGTACGCCCATTGACGCTCATGCCGCTGAGGGTGGCGGCGGCGGCGGAGGGCGAAGTGAACGTAATGTCTGCGGCGACGCGCAGACCTTCGCCCTCAGGGACCAGGGCGCCGCTCTTCAGGTTGTCTTCCCTAAGCTTCAGCACGCCCTTGGACAACGAAGGAACGATTGTGCCTCTCGCGACCGACCCCGCCTTCAAGGCCATCTCGCCATTGCTCGCGACGAAGAATTGGCCCGAGAAGCCCTTGCCACTGTAGTTGAAGGCTGCAGGCGTTCCTTCGCTGCCTGTACTGGGTGATCCTGTGGCGGCGGCCCCGGCGATCGGGCCGGTCACGGCCTTGAACAGATCGCTCCCCAGCACGCCGACCAGGGTTTTCAACTGGTCGATGAACTCGTCCATGATGATCTGGTCGGCCAAAGGCAGTTTGCCGACTTCAGTGGCCTTCTGGGTGTTTTCGAGTTGCCAGGCGGGGTTCGCCTTCGCCGCTGCGATCAGGCGCGCCTCTATGTAACGGGCGTGGGATTTCGTCAGGTTCTCGTCCTTGGAGACGATGACGAAGGTGTTGTACCAGAACCCCTTCTTCAGTCCGAACTCGTCTTTACCGGTCGCGTGGTACTGCAACCGCCCTGCGACGCCCTCGGACTCCCCGATGTAGGCGACCCGCTGGTCAGGGTTATTCACGTCCTCACCGGTCAGGATGTAGACCCCCGGACGATCCAGCTCCTGAAACGCCGCCCGCGCCGCCTTGAGCTGGAGCTTCCGGAACCCGATGGCCAGGATGGTTGAGAGGGAAATCTGCGCGCTGCGCAGGCCCTCCGGGTCGCCGTCGTTCAGGAAGATGTTGATGGCGCGGGGTTTGGACATGGCGGGTTCTGCTCTTGCGGTCTCGGTTAGGCGACTTGCATCCTAAAGACGACAGCTCCGGTCGCCTCAATCCCTCCACCTTCATTTCACTATTCTGAAGTGGCAGTTTGAGATGTGATCGGCCACGCAGGGCCAGTTGATCAGCGCCCCTTATTCGTAGAGCGTGTTCGCATGGTGAAACAACAGTTTGAGCCCGATTCCAGTCCGCATCCCGACCGGCGTCGAAATCTCCCCATCCGAGCCTTGATGACCGCATCACTCCGCTACACGCCCTATCAGGCGGCCTATTTCGCCCACTTCCTGACCCGTGAGGGACTGGAAGGCGATGGCCTTACGCAATCGCTGTCTGCCGCCCGCGTCGATCTCAACCCCCATCAGGTCGAAGCGGCGATGTTCGCTATGCGCTCGCCCCTATCCAAGGGCGTGCTGCTGGCCGACGAGGTGGGGCTGGGTAAGACAATCGAAGCCGCGCTCGTCATCAGCCAGCGCTGGTGGGAGCGGAAGCGTCGCCTCCTGCTGATAGCCCCGGCCTCGCTGCGCAAGCAGTGGGCTCAAGAGCTTCACGAGAAGTTCTCCCTCCCGTCCGTGATCCTCGATGCCAAGCGGGTGAAGGACTTGGCCAAGGCCGGGAAGGACAACCCGCTCGGCAAGGCCGAAGGCGTGGTGATCCTGTCCTACGAATATGCCGCCCGCATCGCCGAGGACATCCGCAAGGTGTTGTGGGACTTGGTGGTGTTTGACGAAGCCCACAAGCTGCGGAACGTCTACCGGGCGGCCGAAACCTCCCGTGCCGCCATTCTCCGATCCGCGCTCGCCGACCGGCAGAAGCTCCTGCTGACGGCCACGCCGCTTCAGAACAACCTCATGGAACTCTATGGGCTGGTCACCGTCATCGACGACCAGTTCTTCGGTTCGGCCGACGCGTTCAGGGCCGAGTTCGGCGGCCGGGAGGACCGCAAGGCCCTGTCGATCTTGGGCCGCCGGTTGGAGCCGATCTGCAAGCGCACGCTGCGGCGGCAGGTCCAGAAGGCGGGCCTGATCAACTACACCAACCGCCTGCCCAAGACCTTCGACTTCACGCCCGACCGGCTTGAGGAAGACCTCTACAAGCACATGTCGGACTACCTTCAGCGCGAGGACACGGTTGCGGTCGGGAAGAATGGCCGCCACCTCGTCACCCTCGTTCTGCGGAAGATTCTCGGCTCGTCGTCATTCGCGGTCGCCGCGACCTTGGACAAGATGCTCACCCGCTTGGAGCGGAAGCAGGCTGTCTCGGAGGAAACCCTCGACGACATCGATGGCGTGGCGGAGACGGCCGACGAATGGCGCGAAGGCGAGCAGACGGCCGAAGCCGACGCGCTCGAAGAGGAAGCCGAGGGCGCGGCAAAGGACATCGATCCCGCCGTGCTGAAGGCCGAGATCGACGAACTGGCCCGCTACCGTGATCTGGCCCGGTCGATCAGCACCAACGCCAAAGGCAAGGCCCTGCTCGACAGCCTGCCGGGTGTGCTGGACGAGATCGTTGGCAAGGGCGGCCAGCGGAAGGCGGTGATCTTCACCGAGTCCGTCCGCACCCAATCCTACCTGCGCGATCTTCTGGAAGAGCATGGCTTCGCCGGTCAGACCGTGATCCTCAACGGGGCCAACGCCGACAAGGACAGCCGCGAAATCTACAAGGCGTGGCTTGAGAAGCACCGGGGCACCGAGGCCGTGTCCGGCTCGAAGACCGCCGACATGAAGGCCGCGCTCGTCGATGCCTTCCGCAGCGACCGGACGATCCTGATCGCCACGGAGTCCGGCGCCGAGGGCATCAATCTTCAGTTCTGCTCCCTGCTCATCAACTACGACCTGCCGTGGAACCCCCAGCGGGTCGAGCAGCGCATCGGCCGCTGCCACCGCTACGGCCAGAAGATCGACGTGACCGTCGTCAACTTCATGAACCGGAAGAACCAAGCCGAGGCCCGAATCGTCGAACTGCTACAGACCAAGTTCCAGCTTTTCGACGGCGTGTTCGGCTCGTCCGACGAGGTGCTGGGCGCCATCGAGTCCGGCGTGGACATCGAGCGTCGCATCCTCGAAATCGTCCAGTCCTGCCGCACCAACGACGACATCAACGCCGCCTTCGACGCGCTTCAGACCGAGCTTGTCGTCGAGATCGACGAGGCCAAGAAGTCCGCTCGGGACCAAATCCTCGCCGCCATGGACGACAAGGTGGTCGAGCGGCTGAAGATGCAGGAGACCTCGCTTCATCGCTCGCTCGACGAGTTCAAGCGCGCGCTGCTCCTGCTGGCGCGCGCCGAGCTTCCCGACGCTCGCTTTCACGACGACCATGCCGAACGGTTCGACTGGCGGGGCGACACCTACACGACCGAATGGCCGCTCGCGGACGACCGTGGCTGGAACTTCTTTAGGCTCGCCGACGGCCGCCTTGCTGACCAGTTGGTCGCACAGGCCAAGGCGCGTGACCTGAATGCTGCGTCGGTCACCTTCGACTACGGCGCCTACGACGGGAACCTTGGCGATGTCGCGGAACGCATCGGTGCGAGCGGCTGGATGCAAGCGGCGCGGCTGACGCTGAAGACACCGGCGCGCACCTTTGACGAGATCATCGTGGGGGCCGTGACCGATGACGGCGAGGTGCTCGATGGTGAGACCGCCGCGCGAATGATGCTGGTGCCCGCGCAGATCGGTGACGTGGCGCCGACTTCATCGGCTCCTGAAGCGTTGGCCACGCTCGTGGGCGAACGGCAGACGGCCATCGTGCAGCAGGCTCAGACCCGGCTGGGCGACTTCCTCGAAGAGGAAGAAGAGCGGCTGGACAACTGGCGCGACGATGCGCGGGTGTCATTCGACGCGCAGATCAAGGCTTTGGCCAAGGAGGCGAAGGAGAAGACCAAGCTCTCCCGCGCCGTTCAGGGCCTTCAGGAGAAGGTCGAGCATCAGCGTGAGGCTAATGCGCTGAAGCGGCAGGCTGACGACCTAAACCACCAACTCTACACCCGGCTGCGGGAGATCGACGCGGAACGCGAGCGGATGCTCGACGAGATCGCCGAGAAGCTGAACCTCACGCCGACCCTAACCCCCCTGTTTACGATCCGATGGGACATCGCCGGATGAGTGCCAAGACGAAACTGGAACTAACGTGGATCGGTA
The sequence above is a segment of the Phenylobacterium parvum genome. Coding sequences within it:
- a CDS encoding GNAT family N-acetyltransferase; its protein translation is MSVILHTPRLTLDELETDRDAGFILALLNEPGFLENIGDRGVRDLEGARRYIEEGPRASYAGYGYGLWRATERDGGRPVGLCGVLKRDGLKDPDLGYAFLASVWGRGFASEAARACLDHARRALRLGRIVAITTPGNVASQAVLKKIGLKAAGVVRLPGKDEDSAYFVSEG
- a CDS encoding GIY-YIG nuclease family protein, whose protein sequence is MSKPRAINIFLNDGDPEGLRSAQISLSTILAIGFRKLQLKAARAAFQELDRPGVYILTGEDVNNPDQRVAYIGESEGVAGRLQYHATGKDEFGLKKGFWYNTFVIVSKDENLTKSHARYIEARLIAAAKANPAWQLENTQKATEVGKLPLADQIIMDEFIDQLKTLVGVLGSDLFKAVTGPIAGAAATGSPSTGSEGTPAAFNYSGKGFSGQFFVASNGEMALKAGSVARGTIVPSLSKGVLKLREDNLKSGALVPEGEGLRVAADITFTSPSAAAATLSGMSVNGRTAWKLPNGQTFADWEAAQSAAQPSDPTTENA
- a CDS encoding SNF2-related protein, with product MVKQQFEPDSSPHPDRRRNLPIRALMTASLRYTPYQAAYFAHFLTREGLEGDGLTQSLSAARVDLNPHQVEAAMFAMRSPLSKGVLLADEVGLGKTIEAALVISQRWWERKRRLLLIAPASLRKQWAQELHEKFSLPSVILDAKRVKDLAKAGKDNPLGKAEGVVILSYEYAARIAEDIRKVLWDLVVFDEAHKLRNVYRAAETSRAAILRSALADRQKLLLTATPLQNNLMELYGLVTVIDDQFFGSADAFRAEFGGREDRKALSILGRRLEPICKRTLRRQVQKAGLINYTNRLPKTFDFTPDRLEEDLYKHMSDYLQREDTVAVGKNGRHLVTLVLRKILGSSSFAVAATLDKMLTRLERKQAVSEETLDDIDGVAETADEWREGEQTAEADALEEEAEGAAKDIDPAVLKAEIDELARYRDLARSISTNAKGKALLDSLPGVLDEIVGKGGQRKAVIFTESVRTQSYLRDLLEEHGFAGQTVILNGANADKDSREIYKAWLEKHRGTEAVSGSKTADMKAALVDAFRSDRTILIATESGAEGINLQFCSLLINYDLPWNPQRVEQRIGRCHRYGQKIDVTVVNFMNRKNQAEARIVELLQTKFQLFDGVFGSSDEVLGAIESGVDIERRILEIVQSCRTNDDINAAFDALQTELVVEIDEAKKSARDQILAAMDDKVVERLKMQETSLHRSLDEFKRALLLLARAELPDARFHDDHAERFDWRGDTYTTEWPLADDRGWNFFRLADGRLADQLVAQAKARDLNAASVTFDYGAYDGNLGDVAERIGASGWMQAARLTLKTPARTFDEIIVGAVTDDGEVLDGETAARMMLVPAQIGDVAPTSSAPEALATLVGERQTAIVQQAQTRLGDFLEEEEERLDNWRDDARVSFDAQIKALAKEAKEKTKLSRAVQGLQEKVEHQREANALKRQADDLNHQLYTRLREIDAERERMLDEIAEKLNLTPTLTPLFTIRWDIAG